Proteins encoded together in one Anguilla anguilla isolate fAngAng1 chromosome 9, fAngAng1.pri, whole genome shotgun sequence window:
- the pou2f3 gene encoding POU domain, class 2, transcription factor 3, with protein sequence RVHLKCSIFYCSLFIISLDNDQNGLNFTRQIKTEDIESPHVVKTCHLTQGSPISGAQLTGDLPSLHPLQQLVLVPGSHLSSSSPFLLSQTQTGHQALLQPNLLSLPPQSQSGLLQHQPGIALTSQAMGRTGLGGSSLDGHLDMSHLQLPKHMPPPQQDEPSDLEELEQFAKAFKQRRIKLGFTQGDVGLAMGKLYGNDFSQTTISRFEALNLSFKNMCKLKPLLEKWLNDAETSPSDAMTNSTPVPTLMEGYGRKRKKRTSIETNIRLTLEKRFMDNPKPNSEEITMISEQLAMEKEVVRVWFCNRRQKEKRIYCPMTTPPMKPPSYNSRLVTTSRSFSPLAASGVSSSSSPSSPSRGSSPGTLSSGSGTLTSQGVTPCLNTGSWYRTWNHPSYLH encoded by the exons cgtgttcatttaaaatgcagcattttttattgttctttatttattatttccctAGACAATGATCAAAATGGACTTAACTTCACCAGACAG ATAAAGACAGAGGACATTGAGTCTCCTCATGTTGTTAAGACATGTCACCTGACACAAGGATCTCCCATCTCTGGAGCCCAGCTAACAGGG GATCTGCCCTCCTTGCACCCCCTACAACAGCTGGTATTGGTGCCTGGGTctcacctctcctcctcttcacccttcctcctctctcagaCACAGACCGGGCACCAGG CGCTATTGCAGCCGAACCTTCTTTCGTTGCCCCCGCAGTCACAGTCAGGCCTACTGCAACACCAGCCTGGAATAGCTCTCACCTCCCAG GCAATGGGTCGGACAGGTTTGGGGGGGTCCTCACTAGACGGCCACCTGGATATGTCCCATCTGCAGCTCCCCAAGCACATGCCTCCACCACAGCAGGATGAGCCCAGtgacctggaggagctggagcagtttGCCAAAGCCTTTAAACAGAGACGCATTAAACTGGGTTTCACTCAG GGGGATGTGGGCTTGGCCATGGGGAAGCTGTATGGAAATGACTTCAGTCAGACTACCATCTCGCGCTTCGAGGCGCTGAACCTCAGCTTCAAGAACATGTGCAAACTGAAGCCCCTACTGGAGAAGTGGCTGAACGATGCAG AGACTTCCCCCTCAGACGCCATGACAAATTCCACCCCCGTCCCAACCCTGATGGAAGGGtatgggaggaagaggaagaagaggacaAGTATTGAGACCAACATCAGACTCACACTGGAGAAGCGCTTTATGGAC AACCCCAAGCCCAACTCGGAGGAGATCACAATGATATCAGAGCAGCTGGCCATGGAGAAAGAGGTTGTGCGGGTTTGGTTCTGTAACCGGCGGCAGAAGGAAAAGAGGATATACTGTCCCATGACCACCCCTCCCATGAAGCCACCCAGCTACAACTCTAGACTG GTCACCACCTCCAGGTCGTTTAGTCCACTCGCCGCAAGTGGAG tgtcGTCCAGCTCCTCTCCCAGCAGTCCCAGTCGAGGATCCTCCCCCGGCACGCTCTCGTCTGGCTCCGGTACACTAACATCACAGGGGGTTACCCCTTGTCTCAACACTGG GTCTTGGTATCGGACATGGAACCACCCGTCCTATCTCCACTGA